One region of Candidatus Methanomethylicota archaeon genomic DNA includes:
- a CDS encoding DUF3883 domain-containing protein, with protein MVAAEYVVRGEYGVNACDVSYEFKGYDIEAGENKIEVKAFRNGMHKTIELTENEHEKMREIEGYKIFVVEDAWDDNPRVNVIEDPKSLILNKRGRDKPRLTIETETYYECEEARWRKKWIKQNLERCNNFPFLSCL; from the coding sequence ATAGTAGCAGCCGAATATGTTGTTAGGGGAGAGTATGGCGTTAACGCCTGCGATGTATCCTATGAGTTTAAGGGATATGACATAGAGGCTGGGGAAAATAAGATTGAGGTAAAAGCCTTCAGAAATGGAATGCATAAGACCATAGAATTAACCGAGAATGAGCACGAGAAAATGCGCGAAATAGAGGGCTATAAGATATTCGTTGTTGAAGATGCCTGGGATGACAACCCAAGGGTAAACGTCATAGAAGATCCTAAAAGCCTTATTCTAAACAAAAGAGGGCGAGATAAACCACGATTAACAATCGAAACCGAAACATATTACGAATGTGAAGAAGCCCGGTGGAGGAAAAAGTGGATAAAACAAAATTTGGAAAGGTGTAATAATTTTCCATTCTTGAGTTGTTTGTAA